The Fusarium poae strain DAOMC 252244 chromosome 2, whole genome shotgun sequence nucleotide sequence ATTAGCTCCCGTCAAGGCCCATGACCGCGGGGCCATCTCAGCGCAGACCCACCCAAGCTCTCAATACCATGAAGGATGTACTGCATATCATATTCGATTTTGTGCTTCTGTCACAAGAAGTGTAGAGGTTAAATAAATCAATATCTTGCTTTCGTCccattctatttatataactCCTACTCTTCTAGAAAAAACCATCAACCACACAAATATGTCATAACTCAAAACCACCATACCCATTTCGCCGTTACAATGCTTCATAGTTCTAATTATCAATATCGAATTACTCATCCTGAACGCTACTTGCGCTGCTCCATGTTTCGTCGTTTCCGCCTGTTCGTCGGTGTCCCTCCCGCTGCAACATTCTGACTCGCCTCAGCTTGGACTGCGGGTTATCGGCTGCCATTGTCGGCATCAGATCGTCCTCGAGAATGGGGACTTCTCCCAGGGGGTCGAGCTGATCGATAATGTCGGAGATTTCGGTTGGTGGGACAGACTTGAAGACAGCCTGGACATCGTTGTGAGGTGACAAGGAGGTGAATTGCCACTTGGATCGCTTGCCGGCAGCACGTCTCGACTGCATCCAAAGACGACGGCGCTCCACAAAGCTGATTAGAAGAAGAGTAGGCATGTTAAGAATTCGAATCAGAGCCACATTCACAATATGGAAGATCCGGGCTGAGGTGACAAGCTTCAGGGGTAGAAGCGTCATGAGAGCCAGGATATTGAAAGGGGGAGGGTAGGCAAAGATCGAGTCGCTCTTGACACCTTCAAATGTCAAAACAGCGCGTCGAAACTGAATCTCAGCGGTTTCGTCTGCCACAATTTTGGAGAAAGTGTTTGTAAGCATGGCGATAAGGATAGTCAGGAAAAGTGTGTTGCCGAGGAATGCAAAGGCAATCATGAGTGCAGGACCGATGATGATGTGGAAACGGACTGACTCTTCGATTCCTTCACCATCAAGACCGAACCAGATCCAAAGCATCCACTTGCCCACGACATACCAACTAAACTCTTCATCGCCATCGTTGCTAGCACTAACAAGCCACTGCAAAGCAAGCAGAAAGCCAGTAAAACACCAAGTAGCGAGAAACGTCAACATGGTAAAGTCCTTCATCATGGCATGAACTGAGATGAAGACCAAGTTGTTGGGTAGCAGATTGAAAGCAACTCGAGTCAACATGACGGGCGCTGCAATACACAATATCGGTAATCCGTAGCCGGAGTGAAGCTGATCGAGCAGGAAATCGTAGATGCGAAGAATAAAGTAGGCGCCAAAGATGGAACCGAATGTAATATCCAAAAAGGCCCATAGGTTTTGGGCGTGGACTGCCCAGCCGTGCTCGATAATGGCGGCCATCTTCTCAAGGAGCCAGCCGAAGGTGTAGATACAAAAGGCAAACTCCCACATGTTGACTTCAGAGTGACGAGAGACCATGGTCATGACATACAAGACTAGAAGAATGACAAAATGGACAAGTTCAATCAGATTTCGGTTGCGAGGGACGATGAGACGGTGGTGATTGAGCAGGGGTGCGGTTCGAGGATCGTAAAGTGAGATAGGCCGTCGTTTGTAGTAATCTGGAAGGAAATCCATAAACGACAGTGGCGTATAGATAATCTGTCCATTATGGACAGCGTCGACAGCTCTCTGACAGGCCGCGGAGCTGATGAAGAACTTGCTTTCTGAGACGATTGCTAACTCCAATGCCGTAAGCTTTCTTTCAGATCCAGGGCTATCTTGAGAAGCTCCGGGCCATTGCGGGCGGTTAGCTGGGCGCTCCATGTGACTAGGTGCCCCCTGGAATGGATCAAACCCCTCGACGAGGATGTGGGATAGCAGCAAAAGACCCTGAGGTCCTGGGTTATCCTCATGGAAACGACGGAGGACTCGACTAGCAAGTAGCTCGCACAGGATTGCACGAGCTTGGTTAACGCTTTGATGAACTTCTGCTGATTGGTCTCTTAGGAAAGAGACACGATTTGCCAATAGACAGTAGACTAAAGGGCGGTAAGTCTTGGGAAATTTGGATGGGAGATTTTGTCTGCTGAACTCACCAACCGAGATGTCATCTGGGTTATAAAGTCTTTCAACCAACGGTCTTACAACAAGAGCGTTCATCTTTGGATCTCTAAAGTGTTCCATGGTGTAAGGGTCATCTTGGTGCGTTGTTAACTACAATATTCATGATAGTCTAAGGGATAAGACTTACCGATACTCGCAAGGACTAAACGCCGGACTCTACACTCAAGAAGAGTTAGCACACTGATATCTCATACCAGAGAGGACAGCTTCCGAGGTGGATTTATCCAATGGCTCACCATGGAGACTGAACAGGCTCCTGTGGTTTCGCAGGGGTTGGGGCAAGTTTACCGGTGAATTGTCATATACACGGGAAGCTCAGAAGTCGTCAAGTTAAGCGTCGATCTGTTCCCCTCTTCGAGGATTCCCTTTGATTCAGCATCTCCATCCTCTGCCAAGCCGAGAAagccgtcatcttcatcatcgtcgacgGGCTTGAGCCAGTCGTTGGAGCGCTCAGTGCTTCTGCGGACCACCATAATGAGATGATCTGTGTGGCAGTTTTTTGGGGTTTATATGTCAGATATGAGGTGTTGAAGAAGGAATTGAACTCCAGATTCCAGTCTCCAACAGACacaagaaacagaaacaCGAGGCGAGACGCTCGAGTTTTAGCTTTTAGTTCTTCGTCAAGTGAAGCGGAAGCCCCATTTCCGAtgtaattttgggtcattctGCCCCTGAGCTGCCATTCCAACATTACGGCGACCAATGAATGGCCTCGAGCTGTTCAATTGACCCGCCTCTAGGTACGCGTGTCTTGTAGGCGAAATACTACTGAGTATCCGTACCTAAAGTATTGATAAAGTAGGCGAGTGGCTTTTTCTTTACGACATTCTTTAATTAGGTACTAAGTATTTTCTGCACTGCATTGCAATTAAGCACATTTGTAATCAATGCCTACAATGTTTACATTGCGGTGACAATGCAATGCATATTGATGCAAGATAGATTGCCTGCGATAAACGGGCTCAATTGCATGAGACA carries:
- a CDS encoding hypothetical protein (TransMembrane:8 (i278-296o302-324i336-354o366-386i407-425o437-453i465-492o550-573i)) translates to MVVRRSTERSNDWLKPVDDDEDDGFLGLAEDGDAESKGILEEGNRSTLNLTTSELPVYMTIHRVRRLVLASIDDPYTMEHFRDPKMNALVVRPLVERLYNPDDISVVYCLLANRVSFLRDQSAEVHQSVNQARAILCELLASRVLRRFHEDNPGPQGLLLLSHILVEGFDPFQGAPSHMERPANRPQWPGASQDSPGSERKLTALELAIVSESKFFISSAACQRAVDAVHNGQIIYTPLSFMDFLPDYYKRRPISLYDPRTAPLLNHHRLIVPRNRNLIELVHFVILLVLYVMTMVSRHSEVNMWEFAFCIYTFGWLLEKMAAIIEHGWAVHAQNLWAFLDITFGSIFGAYFILRIYDFLLDQLHSGYGLPILCIAAPVMLTRVAFNLLPNNLVFISVHAMMKDFTMLTFLATWCFTGFLLALQWLVSASNDGDEEFSWYVVGKWMLWIWFGLDGEGIEESVRFHIIIGPALMIAFAFLGNTLFLTILIAMLTNTFSKIVADETAEIQFRRAVLTFEGVKSDSIFAYPPPFNILALMTLLPLKLVTSARIFHIVNVALIRILNMPTLLLISFVERRRLWMQSRRAAGKRSKWQFTSLSPHNDVQAVFKSVPPTEISDIIDQLDPLGEVPILEDDLMPTMAADNPQSKLRRVRMLQREGHRRTGGNDETWSSASSVQDE